CCATCGCCGTATCCTGGAGATGTAAGGTAGCTCACGCGAGGCGGAAACCGGCGTCTCTCGTGCGCCATGATGATGACGAGTCGTCCGGCAAGCGAAGCAATATCGCAGGCTCCTCCGCTGCCCGGCAAGCGGATTTTTCGGCCCTTCGTGTCAACCACTTCGGTGGTGTTGATGTTGCCGTAGCGATCAACCTCGGCTCCGCCGATAATCCCCAATGCTACCCGCCCTTGCTGAAGCGGCCCCATCACGCTCAACATATCGCCACAAAAGGTCGCCTGGTAGAGATTCGGCGTATCGCCCATCGTGAAGAGCAATTCCGGAGAGGGCGTCTCCCGGATCACCCCATTTTCAAAGAAGCCGACTGCCGTCGGCGCATGCGTCCGCTTTGCCAGCGCGAAGGCGAGGAGCGGTAATCTCATCCCCACGAAAACGATT
This genomic interval from Blastocatellia bacterium contains the following:
- a CDS encoding CoA-transferase; this translates as MECTLKELMVTAVAREIRDGEIVFVGMRLPLLAFALAKRTHAPTAVGFFENGVIRETPSPELLFTMGDTPNLYQATFCGDMLSVMGPLQQGRVALGIIGGAEVDRYGNINTTEVVDTKGRKIRLPGSGGACDIASLAGRLVIIMAHERRRFPPRVSYLTSPGYGDGRHWRKSVGLPGGGPVAVITDRAILRFDSVTEEAVLTSVHPGVSVEQVQEQTGWRLRLAENFHTTPLPTRDELKILREIDPTGFWLR